The window TCCTGATGGATATAGTGTAGAAAGTGTTGTACTAACACCATCTGAGGTTAAATTATATGGAGAAACAAATGCCCTAGAAGATTACGAAAAATTACAAATTCAAGTTGATTTATATCAACTAGACGATAATAATGAACTTATTGTAAAATTAGAAAAGCCAGAGAATGTTCATAAGATGGATACAGACACAGTTAAAGTAAAAGTGATATTTGAACAAACACAAACAAAAGTCTTAGAAAATGTTGCTGTTGATTTTAAAAATTTAGATGATAGTTATCGAGTTAAAGTAAAAGATTTAGTTGACTCAATGATGAATGTAACATTAAAAGGATCGATGACAATATTGGATTCTATTTCTAATGATGATGTTAAAGTATCGATTGATTTATTTGGATATAAGGCAGGAGAATACGAAGTTCCTGTTGCAGTGGAAGCTATTACAGGTGTGATTATTCAGCCAAGTCAATCAAAAGTAAATGTAATTATTACAAAATAAAAGTGAGGTTAGTATATATGGGAAAATACTTTGGAACAGATGGAATTAGAGGAGTTGCTAATACTGAACTAACTCCAGAGTTTACTTTAAAATTAGGACGTATTTTAGGGCATCATTTAAAGTCTAAAAATACACGACCTAAAGTTTTAATTGGGCGCGATACTCGTATTTCAGGAGAACTATTAGAAAGTGCCTTAATTGCTGGTTTAATCTCGTCAGGAGCTGATGTATTAACTCTTGGGGTGATTACAACACCAGGTGTCGCTTATTTAACAAAAAATTTAGATGTAGATGCAGGAATCATGATTTCGGCTTCTCATAATCCAGTTCAGGATAATGGAATTAAAATCTTTAGTCATAGTGGTTATAAATTAAGTGATCGAGAAGAAGAAGAAATTGAAGCTTTAATTGATACGGAAGATGAATTACCTCGCCCAATCGCAGGAGAAATTGGACGTGTTGAAGATTTCCAAATGGGATCACAAAAGTATGTAAATTTTATTAAGGGAACTGTCGGTCATAAGTTAACAGGATTAAAGATTGTTTTAGATTGTGCAAATGGTGCAAGTTCAGCTTTAGCTCCTCAATTGTTTGCTGATTTAGATGCAGATATTATTACTGTCTCATCAAATCCTGATGGAATTAATATTAATCATGACTGTGGATCAACACATCCAGAAGCATTAGCAAAAGAAGTTGTTAAACATGAAGCTGACTTAGGATTTGCTTTTGATGGTGATTGCGATCGCTTAATTGCTGTTGATCATACTGGAACAGTGATTGATGGGGATTATATTATGTTCATTGTCGGACGTTATTTAAATGAAAAAGGATTATTAAAACAAGGAACTGTTGTTTCAACAGTTATGAGTAACTTAGGGTTTTATAATGCGATTGAAGCGAATGGCTTACAAAGTGTTCAAACTAAAGTTGGTGATCGTTACGTATTAGAAGAGATGTTAAAAAATGATTACAACTTTGGTGGAGAACAATCAGGGCACTTAATTTTCTTAGACTATGGAACAACTGGAGATGGAATGTTAAGCGCCGTTCAGTTAGCTAAAATCATTGTTGAAAAGGAACAATCATTAGCTGACTTAGCAAAGGAAATGCCTAAGTATCCACAGTTATTAAAAAATCTTCGTGTGGAAGATAAGCAGGCGATGATGACTAATGAACGTATTTTAGAAGTCATTAAAGAAGTTGAAGGTGAAATGAACGGAGAAGGACGTGTGTTAGTTCGTCCTTCAGGAACTGAGCCATTAGTTCGTGTAATGGTAGAGGCTAAAACAGAAGAGTTATGTGAACAATACGTAAATCGTATTTTAAACGTTGTTGAACAGGAATTAAAATAATAAAAAGAGGTGAATTTCACCTCTTTTTTCATAGGAAAATAAATAAAGACTTTTTCCTCCAATATATGATAAAAATATCATTTCAATATAATTAGCATATGATATAATGTATTTGTTGCTTTCTAGATGGGGAAGGAGGATAGCAAGGGTAGAGAGAGTTTTCTATTCAATGATAAGCGCCAGAGCTGTTAAGTTAGTAACAGCTGACGAGGTGAAGGTTAATCGATCTTTCGGCGGATGCCTTCCGGCTGTATACCTCAGTCGTAGTCTCCAAACAAAACTAAGAGGTAACTCTTATGACAAAATTGGAGAAAAAGGTAAATAAGAAAGCAGCTCTATTAAATGGATGATAATAAAAAAGGAGTTGTGACACTTATGTGTGGAATTGTTGGATATATTGGTCAGCAAGATGTTAAAGATATTTTATTAAACGGATTAGAAAAGTTAGAATATCGTGGATATGATTCAGCAGGAATTGCTGTCGTTAATGAAGCAGGAGTTCATATTTTTAAAGATAAAGGGCGTATTGCTCACTTACGTACAGTGGTTGATGAAACAGTTTCATCAACAGTAGGAATTGGACATACACGTTGGGCGACTCATGGTGCACCTAATCAACGTAACTCACATCCTCATCAATCAAGTACGGGACGTTTTACGATTGTTCACAATGGAGTAATCGAAAACGAATTAGAATTACGCCAAGAGTTTTTACCAAATTATAATTTTATTTCAGATACAGATACAGAAGTCATTGCTGCGTTAATTGAGCAC of the Turicibacter sp. TJ11 genome contains:
- the glmM gene encoding phosphoglucosamine mutase; its protein translation is MGKYFGTDGIRGVANTELTPEFTLKLGRILGHHLKSKNTRPKVLIGRDTRISGELLESALIAGLISSGADVLTLGVITTPGVAYLTKNLDVDAGIMISASHNPVQDNGIKIFSHSGYKLSDREEEEIEALIDTEDELPRPIAGEIGRVEDFQMGSQKYVNFIKGTVGHKLTGLKIVLDCANGASSALAPQLFADLDADIITVSSNPDGININHDCGSTHPEALAKEVVKHEADLGFAFDGDCDRLIAVDHTGTVIDGDYIMFIVGRYLNEKGLLKQGTVVSTVMSNLGFYNAIEANGLQSVQTKVGDRYVLEEMLKNDYNFGGEQSGHLIFLDYGTTGDGMLSAVQLAKIIVEKEQSLADLAKEMPKYPQLLKNLRVEDKQAMMTNERILEVIKEVEGEMNGEGRVLVRPSGTEPLVRVMVEAKTEELCEQYVNRILNVVEQELK